In the genome of Nonlabens sp. MB-3u-79, one region contains:
- a CDS encoding type IX secretion system membrane protein PorP/SprF yields the protein MKKLFILLAVVFSGQLTIAQEGVPVYLDYLMDNYYLLHPSMAGAAACGKVRGTVRQQWFDQEDAPNLQTLSFNTGVGENSGIGAILFNDKNGYHSQTGAYLSYAYHLQVGGGFEDLNRLSFGMNVGMVQSRLDESDFDLSDFDPIITGVLRSDSYFNVDIGMSYFYKEFYAHFTVKNALFQNREIYSEGFESTNQRRYIATLGYLFAPRNNDWQFEPSVLYQRTDRTAEQFMDVNLKAYYDLNDDSVMYMGLSYRQSFDGAEYLDGDNVQEQNLSLLSPIFGIKYKEFTFGYNYSYQFGDIQFANGGFHQITLGIDFLCRKDRWSCNCPAVNL from the coding sequence ATGAAAAAACTATTCATATTATTAGCTGTCGTTTTTAGTGGTCAGCTAACCATTGCACAAGAAGGTGTTCCAGTTTATTTAGATTACTTAATGGATAACTATTATCTACTTCATCCTTCTATGGCAGGAGCAGCGGCTTGTGGTAAAGTTAGAGGGACAGTACGTCAGCAATGGTTTGATCAAGAAGACGCCCCTAACCTGCAAACATTAAGTTTTAACACTGGAGTAGGGGAAAATAGTGGTATAGGAGCTATATTATTCAACGATAAGAACGGTTACCACTCGCAGACGGGGGCCTATCTTTCTTATGCATATCACCTACAAGTAGGTGGAGGGTTTGAAGATTTAAATCGTCTTTCTTTCGGTATGAACGTAGGTATGGTACAAAGTAGACTGGATGAGTCTGATTTTGATCTTAGTGATTTTGACCCTATCATAACAGGCGTTCTTAGAAGTGATTCTTACTTTAATGTTGATATAGGAATGTCTTATTTCTACAAAGAATTCTACGCACATTTTACAGTTAAGAATGCCCTTTTCCAAAACCGTGAGATCTATTCAGAAGGTTTTGAAAGTACCAACCAGCGTCGTTATATAGCAACTCTGGGTTATTTATTTGCTCCACGTAATAACGACTGGCAATTTGAGCCATCGGTGTTATACCAGCGTACAGATCGTACAGCAGAGCAGTTTATGGATGTTAACCTAAAAGCTTATTATGATCTAAATGATGATAGCGTAATGTATATGGGACTTTCTTATCGTCAGAGTTTTGATGGAGCTGAGTATCTGGATGGGGATAACGTACAAGAGCAAAATTTATCGCTTCTGTCTCCTATTTTTGGGATCAAGTATAAGGAGTTTACTTTTGGTTATAATTACAGTTACCAGTTTGGTGATATACAATTTGCAAATGGCGGATTCCATCAGATTACTTTAGGGATTGACTTTTTATGTAGAAAAGACAGATGGAGTTGTAATTGTCCTGCGGTAAACTTATAG
- a CDS encoding NifU family protein, with product MENHQIKIVPTSNEAIIKFESNHFLVKNHSYEFKNIDEAGSSLLAQQLFYLPFVKTVYIAQNFIAIERYDIVSWEDVQTEISEQIENYLNSGELLVKKDEEIKKVPVTVYAEATPNPNAMKFVANKKLTVNNKEFKSINDTEVDTLARNLYTFPFIKELYVGENYISIQKHDVISWDEVTHEVRSFIRESLESGTSIGETKHKSAAIVKEKGESVDLPKFENLNDISKKIVEILDEYIKPAVANDGGNIVFEGYEESSGEVRVILQGACSGCPSSTMTLRNGIETMLKEMIPGKIERVVALNG from the coding sequence ATGGAGAATCATCAAATTAAAATAGTTCCTACGAGTAATGAAGCGATCATTAAATTTGAGAGCAATCATTTTCTAGTAAAAAATCACAGTTACGAATTTAAAAATATAGATGAAGCAGGTTCATCCCTTCTTGCGCAGCAGTTGTTTTATCTGCCATTTGTGAAAACAGTTTATATCGCACAAAATTTTATAGCAATAGAGCGTTATGATATTGTTTCTTGGGAAGATGTGCAGACCGAAATTTCAGAACAAATAGAAAACTATCTAAATAGTGGAGAACTCCTCGTAAAAAAGGATGAAGAAATAAAGAAAGTGCCGGTAACTGTTTACGCTGAAGCAACACCCAATCCTAATGCCATGAAGTTTGTGGCTAATAAAAAACTTACTGTAAACAATAAAGAGTTTAAAAGCATCAATGATACAGAGGTTGACACTCTTGCTAGAAATCTCTATACCTTCCCTTTTATTAAAGAACTTTATGTGGGTGAAAACTATATATCTATTCAAAAGCACGACGTTATATCATGGGATGAAGTGACTCATGAAGTGCGTTCCTTTATAAGAGAGTCTTTAGAAAGCGGCACTTCAATAGGGGAAACAAAGCATAAAAGCGCAGCGATAGTTAAAGAAAAAGGAGAGTCTGTGGACTTACCCAAGTTTGAGAATCTAAACGATATTTCTAAAAAAATAGTTGAAATTCTAGACGAATACATCAAACCAGCCGTTGCTAATGATGGTGGTAATATTGTGTTTGAAGGTTATGAAGAAAGTAGTGGTGAAGTGAGGGTTATTCTTCAAGGAGCCTGCAGCGGTTGCCCTTCCTCTACCATGACCTTGCGTAATGGTATTGAAACCATGCTTAAAGAGATGATTCCTGGTAAGATAGAACGAGTAGTTGCCTTGAATGGTTAG